From a single Candidatus Poribacteria bacterium genomic region:
- a CDS encoding Gfo/Idh/MocA family oxidoreductase yields MSDVRLGFIGTGGNMNRHLRELTEIGGTKFVAFCDIVIEKAEQAVAQYGGKAYADYNQMLASEELDAVYVSIPPFAHGAPERAVIAAGLPMFVEKPVHMDTSEAKEIAAEVEEKGIITATGYQERYLDIIDKAQELLASRRVGFFMGYWMGGMPGGWWREKAKSGGQLMEQTTHEFDMARYLFGEVKTVYAVARNDMIPNTDYDIEEASAVSLHFESGVFGVMFSACFTTNGMRRSGLDIFCEDGSLEYHLRSALVLSTADETTTWNPQNNCTIDMDSTFIQAVRTGDGSAIRSPYPDAAKTAILSIAANESLETGLPVHLG; encoded by the coding sequence ATGTCAGACGTTAGGTTAGGTTTTATCGGCACGGGTGGCAACATGAACCGTCACCTACGTGAATTAACCGAAATTGGCGGCACAAAATTCGTCGCCTTCTGTGATATTGTCATTGAGAAAGCGGAGCAGGCTGTTGCCCAATACGGTGGTAAAGCCTACGCAGACTATAATCAAATGCTCGCGAGCGAGGAATTGGATGCCGTTTATGTTTCAATTCCGCCGTTTGCCCATGGTGCCCCTGAGCGTGCTGTCATTGCTGCTGGACTGCCGATGTTTGTAGAGAAGCCAGTGCACATGGACACCAGTGAAGCGAAAGAGATCGCAGCTGAAGTCGAAGAAAAAGGGATCATCACCGCGACCGGGTATCAGGAACGGTATCTTGATATTATCGATAAGGCACAAGAACTTCTCGCTTCTCGACGCGTCGGATTTTTCATGGGATATTGGATGGGTGGTATGCCTGGTGGATGGTGGCGCGAGAAGGCGAAATCCGGGGGGCAGCTCATGGAACAGACGACACACGAATTTGATATGGCGAGATACCTCTTCGGTGAAGTCAAAACCGTCTATGCTGTCGCACGCAACGATATGATCCCGAATACCGATTACGATATTGAGGAAGCCTCCGCTGTCTCATTACACTTCGAGAGTGGTGTCTTCGGTGTTATGTTTTCCGCCTGCTTTACAACGAACGGGATGCGGCGTTCCGGTTTAGACATCTTCTGTGAGGACGGTTCGCTCGAATACCATCTCCGTAGCGCGTTGGTGCTCTCTACTGCTGATGAGACAACCACGTGGAATCCACAAAACAATTGCACAATTGATATGGACAGCACTTTTATTCAAGCAGTCCGCACAGGCGATGGCAGCGCAATCCGATCCCCTTATCCCGATGCCGCCAAAACCGCTATTTTATCTATCGCTGCCAACGAATCCCTTGAAACGGGGCTACCTGTCCACTTAGGCTAA
- a CDS encoding copper-translocating P-type ATPase — protein MEHQINLPITGMHCENCTSTITRHLKKMDGVLAAEVSLATEYAAVTFDASTLSEETIVDKIRDLGFDVVDEGEEDTARAAEFQRQKRQFTVGIIFTLPLFLLSMGRDMNLLGAWASAGWVNWFMFGLALPVQGYVAWDYYIGGFKALRHGSANMDVLVAMGSSVAFLYSLVVTIALGMDAGTRFGTHVYFETAAVIITLIKLGKLIEARAKGKINAALKKLPQLSPQIACRLKNGEEQHIPIEQVGIGDVLLVRPGESIPVDGVVRSGKSAIDESVFTGESLPVDKGPGDPVTAATMNQSGMLTMEATHIGAETALARLVQLVQTTQQSKPPIQRAADAVTNVFVPIVSGVAIVTFLVWWFLLGEGFTPAMLRLVAILVTACPCALGLATPTAVMMGTGIGAQRGILFRNGEALERAGDLTTIVLDKTGTLTEGKLRLTDILTDTDASELLQLCAAAERGSEHPIGRAVVQAAKERGLDITTPSQFEAVTGHGITARVGENSVIIGNLSLIQQHSISTRRFEEDAARLQTEAKTVLWVAIDEQVAGLLAVADTLKSEAHAAVSELYELGCTVVMMTGDNRVTADVIAKAARIGDVMAELKPEDKAAAVKQLQAENGGLVAMVGDGINDTPALAQADIGISLGTGTDIARETADVTLMHSDLRGLPDAIRLSRVTMRTIKQNLFWAFFYNVLLIPVAAGALYPLSFVPMMFRELHPMLAAFAMAFSSVSVVLNSLRLQWKKT, from the coding sequence ATGGAACATCAGATTAATCTACCCATCACTGGGATGCACTGCGAAAACTGTACAAGCACCATCACACGACATCTGAAAAAGATGGATGGTGTCCTTGCCGCAGAAGTTAGCCTCGCCACTGAATATGCGGCGGTTACCTTTGATGCGTCCACGCTCAGCGAGGAAACCATCGTCGATAAGATCCGAGATCTCGGTTTTGACGTTGTCGATGAAGGTGAAGAAGACACTGCCCGCGCTGCGGAATTCCAACGGCAAAAGAGGCAATTCACTGTCGGGATCATCTTCACGCTTCCACTCTTTCTCCTCAGTATGGGTAGAGATATGAATCTGTTAGGTGCGTGGGCATCAGCAGGCTGGGTTAACTGGTTCATGTTTGGCTTAGCATTACCGGTGCAGGGTTACGTTGCTTGGGACTATTACATCGGTGGTTTTAAAGCCTTGCGCCACGGATCCGCCAATATGGATGTCCTCGTCGCTATGGGTTCATCCGTAGCGTTCCTCTATAGCCTCGTTGTAACGATTGCATTGGGGATGGACGCAGGGACACGCTTTGGAACCCACGTCTATTTTGAGACAGCCGCGGTTATCATTACGTTGATTAAGTTAGGGAAACTGATCGAAGCCCGCGCCAAAGGTAAGATAAACGCAGCCCTCAAAAAGCTCCCTCAACTGTCCCCCCAAATCGCGTGTCGCCTAAAAAACGGCGAAGAACAACACATCCCTATTGAACAGGTCGGCATAGGCGATGTCCTTCTCGTACGTCCCGGCGAAAGTATTCCTGTTGATGGTGTGGTGCGGAGCGGCAAAAGTGCCATTGATGAAAGCGTCTTCACCGGAGAAAGCCTGCCCGTGGATAAGGGACCCGGCGACCCTGTGACCGCAGCAACGATGAATCAGAGCGGAATGCTTACAATGGAAGCCACGCATATCGGCGCAGAAACGGCACTTGCGCGTCTTGTCCAATTGGTCCAAACAACCCAACAGAGTAAACCACCCATCCAACGCGCCGCCGATGCGGTCACAAACGTGTTTGTGCCTATTGTCTCTGGGGTCGCCATTGTGACGTTTCTTGTGTGGTGGTTCCTCCTCGGAGAAGGCTTCACCCCAGCAATGCTCCGTTTAGTTGCGATCCTTGTCACAGCCTGCCCATGTGCGTTGGGACTCGCCACCCCAACCGCCGTTATGATGGGGACGGGTATCGGCGCACAGCGCGGCATCCTCTTCCGAAACGGCGAAGCACTCGAACGCGCGGGAGACTTAACCACAATTGTCCTCGACAAAACAGGCACCTTGACAGAAGGGAAACTCAGGCTTACCGATATTCTCACGGATACAGACGCATCAGAACTCCTACAACTATGTGCCGCCGCGGAGCGTGGCAGCGAACATCCCATCGGAAGGGCAGTTGTCCAAGCAGCTAAGGAACGTGGACTGGATATCACTACACCGAGCCAGTTTGAAGCCGTCACTGGGCACGGTATCACCGCACGGGTCGGTGAAAACAGCGTCATCATCGGCAATTTATCCTTAATTCAACAGCACAGCATTTCGACAAGGAGATTTGAAGAAGACGCAGCGCGTCTGCAGACCGAGGCGAAAACCGTCCTATGGGTCGCCATTGATGAGCAGGTTGCTGGACTTCTGGCGGTGGCGGACACCTTGAAATCGGAAGCGCACGCTGCAGTCTCGGAACTCTACGAACTTGGATGTACTGTGGTAATGATGACTGGGGACAACCGCGTTACGGCTGATGTGATCGCCAAGGCGGCGCGGATTGGCGATGTCATGGCAGAACTCAAACCCGAAGATAAAGCAGCCGCCGTTAAGCAGTTACAGGCGGAAAATGGTGGACTCGTCGCGATGGTAGGTGACGGTATCAACGATACCCCCGCATTGGCACAAGCCGATATCGGTATCTCCCTCGGCACCGGCACCGATATTGCCAGGGAGACAGCAGACGTGACGCTCATGCACAGCGATTTGCGTGGACTCCCCGATGCGATTCGGCTCAGCCGTGTGACGATGCGCACCATTAAACAGAACCTGTTCTGGGCGTTCTTCTACAATGTGCTTCTCATTCCTGTTGCAGCGGGTGCACTGTATCCACTCTCTTTTGTGCCGATGATGTTTCGGGAGTTACACCCGATGCTTGCAGCGTTCGCGATGGCGTTTAGCAGTGTATCTGTTGTGCTAAACAGCCTGCGTCTGCAATGGAAAAAGACATGA
- a CDS encoding DUF3883 domain-containing protein: MTSNITYGTIVEGPLWSEPVQVLAYHPLPDGGFHIVGTLANSQAPINEEITAIEAGELQIARSEVNFTGNARHAFLSLEAKRYRYAALYNPTFAISISKVDPLPHQIEAVWQVLKQTRIRFLIADDPGAGKTIMAGLIAKELKLRNQVKRILIVAPGHLITQWTEEMNIRFEENFIHVTRALVNTHPYENVWSREQQLITSIDFARQDEIRGAIANTHFDLVIVDEAHKMAAYQYGDKVEKTKRYQLGECLSNCTTHLLFLTATPHRGDSENFRLFLDLLEPGFFADPIQIQESIKKNDNPLFIRRVKEDLKDFDGKKLFLPRHVQTKPFRLGAESESEMELYNELSEYIREQYNRFSENSQKRHNIAFALVILQRRLASSTYALSVSLKRRQQRLKELLQNATLHTDTIPTEQQRDEVEDLGETERWEREEQWEVLSVAENRDELKNEIETLKHLERKAERIIESESEIKLQELNKALDELNARYPNQKILIFTEYFDTLDYLEQKVKEWGFFVSTIHGKMPHEKRVEVQHTFENETQILIATEAAGEGINLQFCHLMINYDLPWNPNRLEQRMGRIHRYGQKKEVHVINLVASDTREGAVFTRLFDKLDTIRSELGTDRVYDVIGELFPQRNLAQLMLGAAANTRDHTQLLQEIDTALGSEQLDFFKNFNEDTLVSPYINLPQVSELQQRLREHGLIPEYTREFFRKTFETLNSTLRSRKDEFFRIDRIPIQITRISQDTQFKQMYPSLTRKNYPKVTFDKAHTATDSTVEFISFGHSLFEAVLHYVEKEYTEDLKTGACFSDPDGRFNGIIAFYEGEIRDGTDTTAGKQLFAFYLPQDSESMEQINPTVLWDFQEASPTLEPIQIQELEDKISGQVRLRLDEYKKELTEERKRQVDIKRKYGITSLERLILNLDSELLDLAIKSDNGEDVKRLVQNKTEQKDRYEDEMKKLEQSCQREVTLVRKPPVFTGAIRIRPAMEGDETETPIHNRLEIEQIGMQHAIHHEEAQGCVVEDVSAESLGFDLRSKTQDGKIRCIEVKARSDRAPVVLTSNEWFRAKQLKNDYFLYVVLNAATHPESYIIQNPASQISAVRQITEVRYQVPLSEITKRREPV, from the coding sequence ATGACATCTAATATCACTTACGGCACAATAGTTGAAGGTCCTCTATGGTCCGAGCCTGTTCAAGTTTTGGCTTACCATCCACTTCCTGATGGCGGTTTCCATATTGTCGGCACCCTTGCAAATTCGCAAGCACCTATCAACGAGGAGATCACGGCAATAGAGGCGGGTGAATTACAGATTGCTCGGTCAGAAGTGAATTTTACCGGCAATGCGCGCCATGCTTTTCTCAGTCTTGAAGCGAAACGGTACCGATATGCAGCCCTTTACAATCCTACCTTCGCTATTAGTATCTCCAAAGTAGATCCACTGCCGCATCAAATTGAAGCCGTGTGGCAGGTTCTTAAGCAGACGCGTATCCGTTTCCTCATTGCTGATGATCCCGGGGCTGGTAAAACAATTATGGCAGGCCTCATAGCGAAGGAACTCAAACTCCGAAACCAGGTCAAACGTATACTGATTGTTGCCCCTGGACACCTAATCACACAATGGACCGAGGAGATGAACATACGATTTGAGGAGAATTTCATACATGTCACACGTGCCCTCGTCAACACCCATCCATACGAAAACGTCTGGAGTCGAGAACAACAACTAATCACCTCTATAGATTTTGCCCGACAGGATGAAATCCGCGGAGCAATCGCTAATACCCATTTCGACCTGGTTATTGTTGATGAAGCACATAAAATGGCGGCCTACCAATATGGAGATAAAGTTGAAAAAACCAAAAGGTATCAGTTAGGTGAATGCCTCTCTAACTGCACGACACATCTTCTTTTTCTTACAGCAACACCGCATAGAGGAGACTCTGAGAACTTCCGACTCTTCCTTGACCTCCTTGAACCCGGTTTTTTTGCAGACCCGATCCAAATCCAGGAATCGATTAAGAAAAACGACAATCCACTTTTCATCCGACGTGTGAAGGAAGACCTCAAAGATTTTGATGGGAAAAAACTATTCCTACCACGCCACGTTCAGACAAAGCCATTTCGTCTCGGTGCGGAATCCGAAAGTGAAATGGAGCTCTATAACGAGCTTTCCGAGTACATTCGTGAGCAATATAACAGGTTTTCCGAAAATTCACAGAAGCGACACAATATCGCATTCGCACTTGTCATCTTGCAGCGGCGACTTGCATCCAGCACCTACGCTCTGTCCGTTTCCCTCAAACGCCGACAACAACGTCTTAAAGAATTGCTGCAGAATGCCACACTCCACACGGACACTATTCCCACTGAGCAGCAGCGTGATGAAGTAGAAGATCTCGGTGAAACCGAACGTTGGGAGCGCGAAGAACAGTGGGAGGTCCTCTCTGTTGCCGAAAATAGAGATGAGTTAAAAAATGAAATTGAGACCCTTAAACACCTTGAGCGGAAAGCAGAACGTATTATTGAAAGTGAAAGTGAAATTAAATTACAAGAACTCAACAAAGCACTTGATGAATTAAACGCACGATATCCAAATCAAAAGATTCTTATCTTTACTGAATACTTTGATACGTTAGATTACTTGGAGCAGAAAGTAAAAGAATGGGGATTTTTCGTATCGACTATTCATGGAAAGATGCCGCATGAAAAACGGGTGGAGGTCCAACACACCTTCGAGAATGAAACACAGATCCTTATTGCAACGGAAGCCGCAGGTGAAGGTATAAACCTCCAATTCTGCCATTTGATGATTAATTACGACCTACCGTGGAATCCGAATCGTCTTGAACAGCGGATGGGACGGATTCATCGCTATGGTCAAAAAAAAGAGGTTCACGTTATCAACCTTGTAGCTTCCGATACGCGGGAAGGGGCTGTCTTCACCCGTCTCTTTGACAAACTTGATACCATTCGGAGCGAACTCGGAACTGATCGCGTCTATGATGTTATTGGAGAACTTTTTCCCCAACGAAATCTGGCACAACTTATGCTTGGAGCCGCAGCAAACACACGTGACCATACTCAACTTCTTCAGGAAATTGACACCGCCCTTGGTTCGGAGCAGTTAGATTTTTTTAAAAATTTCAACGAAGATACACTTGTCTCACCTTATATCAATCTGCCTCAGGTGAGCGAACTCCAGCAACGACTGCGTGAGCATGGGCTTATCCCGGAGTATACACGCGAGTTCTTTCGGAAAACCTTTGAAACCCTCAATAGCACACTTCGCTCGCGCAAAGATGAGTTTTTCAGAATTGATCGCATCCCAATTCAAATAACAAGAATTAGTCAGGATACCCAATTCAAGCAGATGTACCCATCGTTAACACGCAAAAACTATCCGAAAGTAACATTTGATAAAGCCCATACAGCCACGGATTCAACGGTTGAATTCATCTCTTTCGGTCACTCGCTCTTTGAGGCGGTTCTCCACTATGTAGAAAAGGAATACACCGAGGATTTAAAAACAGGTGCCTGTTTCTCAGATCCAGATGGCAGATTCAACGGCATTATCGCTTTCTATGAAGGTGAAATCCGAGATGGAACAGATACAACTGCAGGGAAACAACTTTTTGCTTTCTACCTGCCTCAAGATTCGGAGTCCATGGAACAGATTAATCCGACAGTACTCTGGGATTTCCAAGAAGCGTCCCCAACATTAGAACCGATACAGATACAGGAACTTGAAGATAAGATAAGCGGGCAAGTACGCCTGCGTTTAGATGAATATAAGAAGGAACTTACTGAAGAACGGAAAAGACAAGTAGACATCAAAAGGAAATACGGCATCACCTCATTAGAGAGGCTCATCTTGAATCTGGATAGTGAGTTACTGGACCTCGCCATTAAAAGCGACAATGGAGAAGATGTCAAACGGCTGGTCCAAAACAAGACAGAACAAAAGGATCGCTATGAGGATGAAATGAAGAAGTTAGAGCAATCCTGTCAGCGAGAAGTTACACTTGTTAGAAAGCCACCTGTCTTTACTGGAGCCATTCGTATCCGCCCTGCTATGGAGGGCGATGAGACAGAAACACCAATACACAATAGGTTGGAAATTGAACAAATTGGCATGCAGCATGCCATCCACCATGAAGAAGCACAAGGCTGTGTTGTAGAGGATGTCTCAGCAGAGAGTCTCGGTTTCGATCTGCGATCAAAAACACAAGATGGTAAAATTCGATGCATTGAGGTTAAAGCTCGGTCCGACCGTGCCCCCGTGGTTCTCACCTCTAACGAATGGTTCAGAGCAAAACAACTCAAAAATGACTATTTTCTCTATGTTGTCCTCAACGCTGCAACACATCCTGAATCTTATATTATCCAAAACCCTGCAAGCCAGATAAGTGCCGTTCGACAGATTACAGAGGTAAGGTATCAGGTGCCGCTTTCGGAGATAACAAAACGTCGCGAACCAGTTTAG
- a CDS encoding molecular chaperone Tir: protein MVKTYNLFISHSWTYSDAYEKLINLLTKRSYFPYRDYSVPKDDPLHTSGTDKALYAAIKKKVSPCSVVLILAGVYASYSKWIDKEIQMAQTEFLYPKPILAIESWGSEKTSVKVKNAADKIVGWNTESIVSGIRELA, encoded by the coding sequence ATTGTGAAAACCTATAACCTTTTTATTAGTCATTCTTGGACCTATAGCGACGCGTACGAAAAATTGATTAATTTGTTAACGAAAAGGTCATACTTTCCCTACCGTGATTATTCTGTTCCCAAAGATGATCCTCTACATACAAGTGGTACCGACAAAGCCCTTTATGCAGCGATAAAGAAAAAAGTAAGTCCTTGTAGTGTCGTATTGATATTAGCAGGCGTTTACGCAAGTTATAGCAAATGGATCGACAAAGAAATCCAAATGGCACAAACCGAATTTTTGTATCCTAAACCCATTCTTGCCATTGAATCGTGGGGCAGTGAAAAAACCTCTGTTAAAGTAAAAAATGCGGCAGATAAAATCGTTGGCTGGAACACAGAAAGCATTGTTTCCGGTATTCGGGAGTTGGCATAA